The nucleotide sequence GTTAGAACTTTACCACAGAGGCCCAGAGAACACAGAGTAGTTCCGCCATGCCCTCTATGTCTCTGTGGTAGAACCCTAAGTTTTTCGGTTGACTGAATCCACGCTCCTTAGCGGTTCTGTTAAAGCAGGGCGGCTGCCCGCTCTGCCAGACTGGAACGCTCCCCCTTCAGCAACGTAATATGCCCTGCCAGGGGTTCCCCTTTAAACTTCTCGACAATGTAAGTCAGCCCATTGCTGGCAGCATCCACATAGGGATTGTCAATCTGATCAGGGTCGCCAGTCAGGACAACTTTGGTGTTTTCTCCAGCACGGGTGAGGATTGTCTTCACCTCATGGGGCGTGAGGTTTTGGGCTTCATCCACCACAAAAAATTGCTTGGGGATTGTGCGCCCACGGATATAGGTCAATGGTTCAATCTGTAGCAACCCCTGTTCAATCAACTCCTCATGGCCCCGTCGCCAGTGGGCAGGTTTACCGGCAGATTCCTGGGTTCCCAGGATCAGATCAAAGTTATCGTAGAGGGGTTGCATCCAGGGTGTCAGTTTTTCGCTAATGTCCCCTGGCAGATAACCAATATCCCGCCCCATTGGCACCACGGGTCGGGAAATCAACAACCGACTGTAAAGGTGCTCATCTGCGACTTTCTGGAGTCCAGCCGCGATCGCCAGCAGGGTTTTCCCTGTCCCGGCAGTGCCCACCAGTGTGACCAGTTGGATGGAGTCTCGCAATAGCAAATCAAGGGCAAACTTCTGCTCCCGGTTGCGTGGATAAATGCGAGAAACACCGTGGTGGGGAATTTTAGTCAGCGGAACAATCTTGCCACTCTCACCATCGACAATTGCCAGCGCTGTGTGGGAAGGATTGGACTCATTCACCAGGGTTAATGCCTGATTGGGGAAAAGCGGCAGATCCAGCGTAATTCCCCCCTGTTTGAACAGGTGATCAATCTGCCCGACAGTGACTGCAATCTCTGCCATGCCCGTATACAGCCCTCCAACATCTACTTTGTCAGTTTCGTAATCCTCAGCCGCCAGCCCCAACGCATCTGCTTTAATGCGCAGATTGGTATCTTTGCTGACCAGCACAACTGGATAGAATCCCTGGCGCTGGAGTTCCAGGGCAACCGCCAGAATCATGTTGTCGCCGTTCCCGTGAGCGAGTTCAGTAGGCAGTTCCTTCAGCGTTTCTTGATGGCAGAGGGCGACTCGTAAACTGCCACCACCATTAATTGGTACCCCCTCGGTGAGCCGTCCCAACTGCCGCAGTTCGTCCAGCTTACGTGAGGCCTGGCGGGCATTCCGTCCAGTCATTTCAGGCTGTTTTTTGAACCGATCCAGTTCCTCGATGATAGTAATTGGCAAAATTACATCGTTGTCCTTAAAGCGCACCATAGCCGATGGGTCATGCAAAAGGACATTGGTATCGAGGACAAAGGCTTTTTTCATGGGCAAGCAAAGACGGATTTAGAATCCCTGGTGGTCTGTCACGAATTATTTGTGGGTTGAAAGCCCTAAAATAACAATCTTTTCTCTATTCCAGACTCACAAATACAAAGGAGATAAACCACTAGTCTAGTGGATTGCGGCAGAAGTTTTTCACCACAAAGACACAAAGGAACACAAAGTTTCTGAGTGCGCTTTGTGTCTTTGTGGTTCAACCTGAAACTGGCGAGTTATTTTCGCCAACCTGCACTGGAGCATGAGGGAAGCTTGGAGAATGGTTTTAGATGCCGGACGCTGCCTAACCCTTTACCCCACTCCCTGCTTCGGTCGGTACCACATAGCGCTGCATCACCATAAAAAACAAAATAATTGGCACAATCGAAATTACTGAACCCGCGGCAACCAGTCGCCAGTCCAGGTTTAACTGCCCCGCCAACTGTGCCACCCCCAGGGGCAGGGTGTAATACTCCGGGCGATCCAGCACAATCAGGGGCCATAGAAAATCACTCCAGGAGCCGATGAAGACAAAAATTGCCAGGGTTACCAGGGCAGGACGAATCGACGGAATCATGACATACCACCACAGCCCCAGTTCTGAACAGCCATCCATCCGGGCGGCTTCCTCCAGTTCTTTTGGGACCCCCTGAAACGCCTGCCGCAGCAGAAAGATGCCAAATGCAGAGGCGATCGCTGGAAAAATCAGCCCCAGGTAGGTGTTGCGTAATCCCAATTGCACAGTCAACACGTACAACGGAATCATCACAATCTGAAACGGAATCATAATGGTGCAGACAATCGCGATAAAAATTCCCCCTCGTCCCCAAAAGCTTAGGCGAGCCAGAGGGTAGGCAGCTAATGCACAGAACAGCAAATTTAAACAGACGGTCAGGACTGCCACCAGCGTACTGTTGAACAGGTAGCGCCCAAAGGGATTGGTCTGCCAGACCTGAACAAAATTTTCCAGGGTCGGCTGGCTGGGTAACAGCCTTGGAGGATATTGAAAGATATTTTCGCTGGGCGACTTCAGCGACGTGCTGACCAGCCACACCAGGGGAACCAGCATGACAACCGCGATCGCCCCCAGCACCAGGTACATCCAGATATTCCGCCAGTATCGAGTCCGTTTCATTAATCAACCCCTGGTAGCGGTTTTTTTTGTGCCAGCGATCGCAGAATCCATAACAAGCCACAGAGAAAGACAAAACCCATGACACCTGCCAGGGGATTGTGATCAATGCCTGTCACCCAGGCAGGAACGCGACCAGTATACCCAACTAACTGCCCCACATTAATGATGTAGTAGCCCCAGACCAGACCCGCATGAAGCCCCATCGGTAGACCCAATCGTCCCCGATAGAATCCCCCTTCCCAGTTGCTACGGGAGCGTTTTGCCCAGACAAAGGTTGCCCCCAGCATGAGTAGTGCTGGAAACGTGATCACGGTCCGCCGCAATTCTTCTAACGGTTTGATGAAATGCAGGGCAGCAAAAATCGCGGCATTGCTCCAGAGGGCAACCACCGCCGGGTAATCCTGCTCCAACTCACCCAGGAGCCATCCCCGGAAGAACAGTTCTTCGGCAAAGCCAATGCCCAGTGACACCAGCAACCCTTCCAGAATCACGCGCACCAGATCGGGGGCAGGCGGTTTCCAGACCAGCCAGCCAAGCCAGCCCTGGGTAAGGAACAGGGCAAATAAACTCAACAAGCCGACCGCCACCCCTGTCAACGCCTCTAACCCATTACGGCGAGTAAACTCCAGACCGTAACGCCACAGCAAATCGGAGCGTCCATAGACATGCTGCCCCCACTGCCGTATCAGCCAGATGAACTCCCCGTACAGGAGCAGCAGCGTGGCGATACTGGCAGTGTTTTGAACACGGTCTGGAGAGCCGCCCCATTGGGCGATCGCAAGGTAAATTAAACCCGCCAGAGGCAGCCACAGAACCAGTAATCCGGCTAAAAAAACCCCCAGCCTCACAGGAGCCGGATACCGGGATAGCCTGGAAAAAATGATTTTCAACCGCCCTCTCTGGCTATTCGTCCGGTTCAATGGTGCTGCTTAAGCCGTGGCTTTTCAGCATCTCGCAGTAGAATTCAGCATGTTCCTGGGCACAGGTGATGACCAGCGCTAACCCATTGGTGTGAGCCTCCATCATAATATCGACGGCTTGAGGCTGG is from Leptothermofonsia sichuanensis E412 and encodes:
- a CDS encoding PhoH family protein is translated as MKKAFVLDTNVLLHDPSAMVRFKDNDVILPITIIEELDRFKKQPEMTGRNARQASRKLDELRQLGRLTEGVPINGGGSLRVALCHQETLKELPTELAHGNGDNMILAVALELQRQGFYPVVLVSKDTNLRIKADALGLAAEDYETDKVDVGGLYTGMAEIAVTVGQIDHLFKQGGITLDLPLFPNQALTLVNESNPSHTALAIVDGESGKIVPLTKIPHHGVSRIYPRNREQKFALDLLLRDSIQLVTLVGTAGTGKTLLAIAAGLQKVADEHLYSRLLISRPVVPMGRDIGYLPGDISEKLTPWMQPLYDNFDLILGTQESAGKPAHWRRGHEELIEQGLLQIEPLTYIRGRTIPKQFFVVDEAQNLTPHEVKTILTRAGENTKVVLTGDPDQIDNPYVDAASNGLTYIVEKFKGEPLAGHITLLKGERSSLAERAAALL
- a CDS encoding carbohydrate ABC transporter permease, with protein sequence MKRTRYWRNIWMYLVLGAIAVVMLVPLVWLVSTSLKSPSENIFQYPPRLLPSQPTLENFVQVWQTNPFGRYLFNSTLVAVLTVCLNLLFCALAAYPLARLSFWGRGGIFIAIVCTIMIPFQIVMIPLYVLTVQLGLRNTYLGLIFPAIASAFGIFLLRQAFQGVPKELEEAARMDGCSELGLWWYVMIPSIRPALVTLAIFVFIGSWSDFLWPLIVLDRPEYYTLPLGVAQLAGQLNLDWRLVAAGSVISIVPIILFFMVMQRYVVPTEAGSGVKG
- a CDS encoding CPBP family intramembrane glutamic endopeptidase — protein: MKIIFSRLSRYPAPVRLGVFLAGLLVLWLPLAGLIYLAIAQWGGSPDRVQNTASIATLLLLYGEFIWLIRQWGQHVYGRSDLLWRYGLEFTRRNGLEALTGVAVGLLSLFALFLTQGWLGWLVWKPPAPDLVRVILEGLLVSLGIGFAEELFFRGWLLGELEQDYPAVVALWSNAAIFAALHFIKPLEELRRTVITFPALLMLGATFVWAKRSRSNWEGGFYRGRLGLPMGLHAGLVWGYYIINVGQLVGYTGRVPAWVTGIDHNPLAGVMGFVFLCGLLWILRSLAQKKPLPGVD
- the clpS gene encoding ATP-dependent Clp protease adapter ClpS, with amino-acid sequence MSVETLEQRSTVRKLAPRYRVLLHNDDYNSMEHVVQVLLKTVPNLTQPQAVDIMMEAHTNGLALVITCAQEHAEFYCEMLKSHGLSSTIEPDE